GTGCTTTTTTCGCCAACGAAGGCAACCGTACCCTGCTGGAACGGCTGCGGAGCGTAGGACTTTGGCCGGTGCGCCCTGTGCGCTCGGACTCGGACGCGACAGGCACACCGGGTGAAGGCAACGGCCCCCTGGCCGGGCTTGGCGTGCTGTTCACCGGCTCGCTGTCCACGCTTACCCGTTCCGATGCGGAACGCCGTGCCGTTGCCGCCGGGGCCAACATCCTTGGCAGCGTCAGCAAGAAGCTGGACCTGCTGGTGGTGGGTGACAAGCCCGGTTCCAAGCTCGACAAGGCCACGAAACTCGGCATACGGGTACTGCGGGAACAGGAGTTTCTGGATCTGCTGGCAGGGAAGGGCGGAGAGGCTCTTGCGGGCGGCAAAGTCGCGTCCGACGCGACTCCGGAAGTCGAGCCCGATGCGGCCTCGGACGTCGCGCCCCCGTCTGCACTGTCTGCACTGTCCGCCTCGACCGAATCAACCGAATCAACCGAATCAACCGCAGCTGCCATGTCCCGCAAGAAGGACCAGCATTCGTTGCTGTGATTTCCGCCATTTCCGATCAGACGCCGCGCCCACCCGGCCGCATCCGGTTACGGCGGCGCGTGCATAACGCATAAGGAGCGAGCATGAGCACTTCGATCATCGTCACGGGCGCGGGTGGCCGCATGGGTTCCACCATCTGCCGCATGGCGCAGGAAGATCCGGCCCTTACGCTGGCCGCCGTCGTCGAACGTCCCGAACGCCTGGCCTCGCTCGACGTGTGGAAATGCCCTGCAGGCAGCGACGCGGATGCGGTGTTCGCGCAGGTACCCGGCGGCGTGGTGGTGGACTTCACCTCGCCCGAGGCCAGCCTGGCCAACGCCCGCGCCGCCGCCAGGGCTGGCGTATCCCACGTCATCGGCACCACGGGCCTGACCGCCGAGCAGAAGTCGGAACTGGCCGAACTGGCCAAAACCGCGCGCATCTTCTGGGCGCCCAACATGAGCATCGGCGTCAACGTGCTGCTCAAGATCCTGCCGCAACTGGTGCAGCAACTGGGCGAGCAGTACGACCTGGAGATGGTGGAACTGCACCACAACCGCAAGAAGGATT
Above is a window of Nitratidesulfovibrio sp. DNA encoding:
- the dapB gene encoding 4-hydroxy-tetrahydrodipicolinate reductase — its product is MSTSIIVTGAGGRMGSTICRMAQEDPALTLAAVVERPERLASLDVWKCPAGSDADAVFAQVPGGVVVDFTSPEASLANARAAARAGVSHVIGTTGLTAEQKSELAELAKTARIFWAPNMSIGVNVLLKILPQLVQQLGEQYDLEMVELHHNRKKDSPSGTALRLAECLAEARGWNLPDVANYHREGIIGERPKDEIGIQTIRGGDVVGVHTIYAMGPGERIEITHQAHSRENFAQGALRAAKWLPQQQPGTLYSMLDML